Below is a genomic region from Equus quagga isolate Etosha38 chromosome 17, UCLA_HA_Equagga_1.0, whole genome shotgun sequence.
ATTCTGGCTGTTTTCTGGCTTAATGACACTATCATAGAAAACAACACCctaagaacaatttttaaaatattagagaaaggGGATGACATCAAGGCAAAGTACCAATGAAACGTACGTCTGCTCTTTAAAAGCTGCTAAACAGTGGCTGACAAAGGTCTTTGGCTTTTGCTGCTTCGAATTTCTAAGAGCTATAAACCACTGTAGATGATGTAACTTTCCTTGTGGATTGTGAACACTTCTAGGGACCAAGCTCTGAACTCACTTCAACCAAAACAGAGCAAGATGCAAAACTGCTGAAGGGATGCTTTGATTTGACAGGAACTCCTGAAGGTGAGTCTGACtactgagaaggagcagcagtGACACGGTGTGTGCCACCACCAGGCGCTTGTTTGTGGGCAGGGATCTAGCGACACCCAGGAGATTGATCCCAAGCATCCCTGCCAGAGTTTTAAAGGCTCAAAGACTGAGGGAAATCTTTAGAAATAACACTTGGATTAGAAGATAGGTTCATCCTTCTAGAGCAAGGTAAGTTCTCACCCAACTCCAGCATCTCTCTTAGCTGCCTTTTAAGGTGTCAGATTCCTTACCTCTGTGCTCAACAGCCAACTATACAGATACAAATACAGATTATAGTAAAGGAGATACACCATCAGAGTTCTTGATAATAccaaaataatcctaaaaattctgtctctgtctttggTTTCTGTAACATCTGCAGAAATCTGGAAGACTGGCAGCACCACAGAATTTTGATCTAAGTTTTGGCTTTCTATCCAGATAATCAGTGACTTATAGACCTGCCATTTATCATGGGACCTTGGTCTCACAATTTAGTCCAAGTTAAGGTAGACAAAGGGGATCAGAAAGGTTTTACTGTGCATTGAATGATTTCAAGTTTGGGTTCACAGCAGAGAAACATCTGATAACCTCAGAATGAAGACAATTGAGAGGCTATGTGTCTAGTCACAGGAATGGCAATGATCATTTCATGGGTAAATCGGCTTACTTCTTAACATCCCATTATTAAACATATATCTGAGTGGTCCGAAGGAATCAGGTGGAGATCTTtttggctctggctctggctccgGCTCCAAGATTCAGGATGTTCTAGAGAAGTTCcctgctattttttatttcttatgagGATGGTAATAAGACCCTACATTGAACTAGTCCTTACAGAAACCTCAAAATCTACCAGACTATGCTACATATTCTCCCTCTCCCTAGCATATAAGTAAgacatccttccttccttcattcatgtATTCTGGGACTAGGACAGCTGTTGAGTGTACCACTGTATGCATAAGATATGAGAGACGTGAGCCCCTCCTTCTTGGAGAAcgtgaaataagagaaaatataatttaaacacCTTAAATCATCAATTACAGTAATTAaaatccagaaagagaaagatacacAGGAGACTCCTGATGGAGTTAGGAATACTTTTATGGTCACTGGATTCCCTCACGGGACTAGACTGTCCTGGCTCAAATTGGAGAAATCACAACGCTGCACTAACGTACATACACTTTGTCCTGTGGAGATAATCAGCGGCAGGAAGACAGTATTGTACATGAagaactgaaaaaacaaacaaaaaatgataatCAAGGATTTTATATACTATTATATCATTGCATAAATCTTGGCTTGATTCTTGTCACAGGACCATAAACCAGCTATGATCTTGTCACTGACCCCCCAGTGAACTCAGGACAAACCAGCAAATAGCTTTTCCCAGGTCAAGGCTCTTATATTGAAAGAACAGCCTTAATGatcctagaagaaaagatgaagagaattCCACCCAGAATTTCTAGCTAATTCTGTGAATCTACAAAGTTTCTATGGTTGGGGCTACTCCAAAAATACTActgaatcaaataaaaatgacatgggTGAGACTCGGCTTAGCCTATGAGGAGTTCAGATATACTCAGAATTAAAGCTATTGTTACAGACATCAAAAGCACCAACCCTGGTTCCCGAAAACACAGTCATTCTCACTAGTCCACAACATTGGCAGTTAAGCTTAGTGGGGTTGAAAACTTGAGTACTGGAATCAAGTAGACCTGGGACCATcacttggctctgccatttaccagctgtgtgactttgacaaCGTCATCTCTGtgcacttcagtttcttcaccttcaatatacaaataatattaaCAGCTATCTGGTGAAGTTGTTGTCAAGAAAAAATGAGGTAATGACTAGAAAGTGATTTGTATGGTGTCTCGTGGTGTTGTCATTACAGGCTAGCTATTATCatcattgatttttcaaaagcTGTACTGATGACCCTGTGAGAGTCTTACCATAAACAACATGAGTTCTTATTCTGATATAATAGTATATAAAATCCCTGAGGATCAtttttcctgctttcagttctctaTGTACAATATTTATGTAATTACATAATCATTGATAAGTACAAGGAGATCTAAATGCTAGCTTTCAGTTCTCTATGTACAATATTTATGTAATTACGTAATCATTGATAAGTTCAAGGAGATCTAAATGCTAACCTCTCTTCTACCTCTGAATCACTGCAAGATAATGGGTCAATtaccctttctgtgcctcagccaCAAGATGGAGTTATTAATAGCTATCTTCCTACCTCCtgcacattttaagaaaattatatgagATAGTGGAACATAAATAcattgaaaaaacagaaagtggTCTAAAAAAAGTGTCCCTGAGTTGCTATAAGACATCTAGTCATTCTCCAAGGTTCATGCCCAGGTTAtgtcactccctcctcccacatgCACAGTGCTCTAAAATGTTTCCTGTTTCCAGGGCCTGAAAGAGAAGCTGAATTGATTCTGGCAAATAAAATCAGGTAAGGTGCTATTGACAGATAAAATGGTACTATATCTGACCCTCTTGATTTATGCCCCTACCCCCCTCCATCTTAGCTCGCATTGTCATTTTAGCTGGGTAAATTTTACcagggaaaaaaattgattttatgaaTGAGGGTCTTTACAAGGTCCTTCAAATCCTAACACATCTTAGAATGTCTAAGGATGAGCCTGACCCAGATCCAAGCGGAAATTAACAAAACGCATGAGAGTTTCGGTGACTTCCTTTGTGATGATTGTTGGTTGAAGGGAATGTTTATGGGTGTAACAGCAGCTACAAAGCAACTGAAACAAGACCCtggttgttttaaattctctagtCTTCCTTTGAGAGTCTATTCTAGCCTAATTCACTCCCAGTAGTCTAGAGAAAGCTCTATATTCAATGTTCAGTCCCTTTCAGTGGTGAGGCCCGAGCAGGGCAGTGCCCAGACCAGAAACGCACATTAGCCTGATCTCCTTTAAGCATAGATtcagggagatggagaaaggatatTTTCCTCATAGAGGAAAACAGTTTGAGATTTGAGCGCTGGATTAGTTAAAGTCAATCTTATAAGTACTGATAAGATGGGCAAATCTTCAGTGACAATGTTTTCTAAACACACAGGAGTTAAGCTGTACCAGGTTTGTAAGAGGAGTGTTTTCCTTCCACGAACCCTTAAGTTACACATTACAAAACCATGTGCTTGGCCTAAATGTAAACATACCCAGGTTGTGTAAAAGacttattcacttatttattcattcaataaacatttcttggcCACCATACTAGGCATTAGAGGGAGAGGAATAAAATACAGTCCTTATCCTGCAGGAGATTATATATCTATGAAGAAATgacatatataaagcaaattatcataaaatagaataaaagtttgttttagaaagatgTACAAGATATGTACTTGATACTTTACCACATACAAGAACGTGAGCATTGTCCAATTGTGATGGTGAGGAGAATCTTTATAAACTCACCAAAGCTAGAAGTCTATTTTGATGCAGTTTCTAAAACTGCTGTTCTTCTCTTGACTCTTGGTTAGAAGCATAGAGAAAGTTTATAAGAGGTATGGGGATGTTGTGCCTATAGCTAAGGGCCAATGTACTTGAAGGCTCAAAGCTTTCTCTGCAACCATAGATCAGTAATGGAGTCACTGTGCTCAGGGCTGCTGAACTGGCACAAGCTGACCTCTTTTCCTCTTGAGGAAGACAACCCTTCCAAGAAAAATGGAGCATCCTTTATATGGGACAATATGACCCCAATGTATACTATAGGTCTTAGAATCAAGACCATCAGGACTTCATACTTGATGGCCAGCATATTATTGTTACACAATGTATAAGTTTAGAGGCTCAGGGGTTATCAGTTCAGCTGGTTCTTGCAAGACAAAAATGAAGTCAAAGTCCTGAGCTCAGCTGCCACACGGGGCAAATTAACTTGGCTCTTATTCATAGTGCTAGGCTTTACAGTTAATCCCAGCCAACTCTCTTGAAAATACGAGCTGACAAACACAAGCAAGAACAGAGAGTGACCTTCCCAGCATAAACTCATCTTCAAAATTATTAAAGCTATAGGAGCTAAAACAGTATCATCACCCTCATCCTAAAGCACACAGCACTTTCTTTCCTaacacattcttttttctgtcctAGAAAACCCAATGTGCCACTTTATGGGGGATGAAAACCAAACCATAGAGATCCAGTTCCACTTTCACCCATTTTCACCCATCTTGGAggtacaaatgtttatttttgtggcTTTCCTGCTAATGTATACCGGCAGTCTCATTGGTAATGCGACAATCTTTCTCACTGTCTGGGCAGAGCGTTCACTTCACActcccatgtatttctttctgGCCAACCTGGCGGTTCTGGAGATCTTTTACTCTTCCACTGTTGCCCCTCTGGCTTTGGTCAACCTCCTGACCATGGGGAGAATACCCATCTCTTTCACTGGCTGTGGCACACAgatgttcttctttgtctttctgggCAGTGCTGACTGTATCTTCTTAGGGATCATGGCTTATGATCGGTTTGTAGCTATCCGGGATCCTTTGCATTACACCCTCATCATGAGACGGCGGCTGTGTGCCCAGCTGGCTGTGGGAGCCCTTGTCCTTGGTTTCATTGTAGCCTTACAACTGACAGTTCTGATTTTCCATCTGCCATTTTGTGGCCACAATAGAATCACTCACTTCTACTGTGATGTACTCCCTATCTTGCGGTTGGCGTGTGGAGATACTCGAACGCAAGAAACCATGATCTTCATCGCCAGTGTCATCATCCTTACCATTCCCTTTTCCCTGATCTCCATCTCATATTTCTTCATTGTGGTTGCCATTTTGAAGATCCACTCAGCAGAGGGACGGCACAAGGCGTTCACCACCTGCTCTTCTCATCTGACTGTGGTTCTCCTCCAATATGGCTGCTGTAGCCTCATCTATTTACGCCCCAGCTCTAGTTACAACCCAGAAATGGGCCGTGTGGTGTCTGTTGTCTACACCTTTGTCACCCCTGTCTTGAATCCCTTGATCTACAGTATCAGAAACAAGGAGCTGAAAGATGCactaaataagataatgaaaagacatTTACTGAACTAAAAAATGTGAGAGTTTCTGGGGTCATGTAAATGGCAGGAAATACTTCTTCAGAAAATTATAAACTCAGGGATCAGATGACGTAAACGTTTGGGGAATTGAATTTACCTCTTCTTCATGCCCCAGTTCCTATTTCTAGCTCCAAATATAGTGTAGCTCCTGAAAGGAAGACATTGTCATTTAAAATAAGACAGAGTAAACTTCTGATGGGCaagtatttctgttttgttcactgatccATCCCCCGTGCCTCACTAAAGTAgatactcaatacatatttattgaattatgtGATGGCAAAGAACGTTCCTACTACTTCTTTGTTATCTCCCCACAATGCTATACAGATATTTGTATTTActgggcattcaataaatatttgtagaataattGAGTTTCCCTCGAAGAGCAGGAGTGATTCTTCAAGTGTCCACTCATACACTCTTATTGTTCTCTTTCCTATTGACTGAGTCTTGGGAATTGTTTATTGTGAGGCCAATCAGTGTTGAGAAGTTGTAAAAATATGATACATAAATATCTGGCatgtattgttattttaaaaagtgtaattgGTGGTGCTTCAAAATTAGAAACAGgatcttccttccattttcttctcattccaaATGGGAAATTTCAAGAAGGGGTGAAGGGACTAATGGTTGTTTGGCAGAACTAGTATGAGaacttcctttctctgttcttgCCAACCAATCTTGTTATGGTTCTACTTTTAAAGTAACACTTTTCCAGTTATAAATATAGtaaatgtccatttttaaaagttggaaaacatca
It encodes:
- the LOC124228924 gene encoding olfactory receptor 10V1-like, which produces MCHFMGDENQTIEIQFHFHPFSPILEVQMFIFVAFLLMYTGSLIGNATIFLTVWAERSLHTPMYFFLANLAVLEIFYSSTVAPLALVNLLTMGRIPISFTGCGTQMFFFVFLGSADCIFLGIMAYDRFVAIRDPLHYTLIMRRRLCAQLAVGALVLGFIVALQLTVLIFHLPFCGHNRITHFYCDVLPILRLACGDTRTQETMIFIASVIILTIPFSLISISYFFIVVAILKIHSAEGRHKAFTTCSSHLTVVLLQYGCCSLIYLRPSSSYNPEMGRVVSVVYTFVTPVLNPLIYSIRNKELKDALNKIMKRHLLN